The Nitrospirota bacterium genome window below encodes:
- a CDS encoding helix-turn-helix transcriptional regulator — MKRATVTKGSGNIFLDLGFSEERSAELILKSSLLQALQETIKGRDWKQAEAATQLGIDQAKVSKLLAGQMAGFSVERLVHFLSMLGQDVEVTVRQAPRGRRYGTVRSSLPKKLVKRPG, encoded by the coding sequence ATGAAACGTGCCACGGTGACAAAAGGCAGTGGCAATATTTTTCTCGATCTAGGGTTTTCGGAAGAGCGGTCCGCGGAGCTGATTCTGAAAAGCAGTTTACTGCAGGCGCTTCAGGAAACGATCAAAGGCCGAGACTGGAAGCAGGCGGAAGCGGCAACCCAACTCGGCATTGACCAAGCCAAGGTCTCTAAGCTCCTCGCCGGCCAGATGGCCGGGTTCTCCGTCGAACGTCTGGTTCATTTCCTGTCCATGTTAGGCCAGGATGTCGAAGTCACTGTGCGGCAAGCTCCTCGCGGGCGACGCTATGGAACCGTCCGTTCCAGCCTACCCAAGAAGCTCGTTAAACGTCCGGGATAG